A single Syngnathus acus chromosome 8, fSynAcu1.2, whole genome shotgun sequence DNA region contains:
- the wnt9b gene encoding protein Wnt-9b → MRSRLPRTACLLRLVALCIILSHSAAYFGLTGREPLVFLPGHFSNEPATGKAHLKQCEQMVLSRRQKRLCRREPGLAETLRESVRLSLLECRYQFRNERWNCSLDGRGSLLKRAFKETAFLLAVSSAALTHALAKACSSGRMERCTCDDSPGIQHREAWQWGVCGDNLKYSTKFLKRFLSQKRVSKDLRAQVDAHNVNVGIRAVKSGLKTTCKCHGVSGSCAIRTCWKQLSPFHDTGRLLKYRYDTAMRVLSVTNVATGESELAGPRRHSQSLRTTDLVYLEESPSFCRPSRYSAGTGGRSCAKDTSCQNLCCGRGYNTAMRLTSLSCHCQVRWCCHVECQTCVREEEVYTCKST, encoded by the exons ATGCGCTCTAGGCTCCCGCGGACCGCCTGCCTACTGCGCCTGGTTGCACTCTGCATCATTCTGTCGCACAGCGCGGCTTACTTTGG GCTGACAGGGCGGGAGCCCCTGGTCTTCCTGCCTGGCCACTTCTCCAACGAGCCGGCGACAGGCAAggcccatctgaagcagtgCGAGCAAATGGTGCTTTCCCGGCGGCAGAAGAGGCTGTGCCGACGCGAGCCCGGCTTGGCCGAGACCCTTCGCGAGTCGGTGCGCCTCAGCCTGCTGGAGTGCCGCTACCAGTTCCGCAACGAGCGTTGGAACTGCAGCCTGGATGGCCGGGGGAGCCTCCTGAAGAGAG CTTTCAAAGAGACGGCCTTTCTCCTGGCGGTTTCGTCGGCGGCGTTAACCCACGCCCTCGCCAAAGCGTGCAGCTCGGGTCGCATGGAGCGCTGCACCTGCGACGACTCGCCCGGCATTCAACACCGGGAGGCTTGGCAATGGGGGGTGTGCGGCGACAACCTCAAGTACAGCACCAAGTTCCTCAAGAGGTTCCTGAGCCAGAAGAGGGTCAGCAAGGACTTGAGAGCTCAAGTGGACGCCCACAATGTCAATGTGGGAATTCGG GCGGTAAAGAGCGGCCTCAAGACCACCTGCAAGTGTCACGGGGTATCCGGCTCCTGCGCCATACGGACTTGCTGGAAGCAGCTGTCCCCGTTCCACGACACGGGCCGGCTGCTCAAGTACCGCTACGACACAGCCATGCGGGTTCTCAGCGTCACCAACGTGGCAACCGGCGAGAGCGAGCTAGCGGGGCCGCGTCGCCACAGCCAGAGTCTCCGCACCACCGATTTGGTCTACCTGGAGGAGTCGCCCAGCTTTTGCCGGCCCTCGCGCTACTCGGCGGGCACGGGCGGACGCTCGTGCGCCAAAGACACCAGCTGTCAGAACCTGTGCTGCGGCCGCGGCTACAACACGGCCATGCGCCTCACCAGCCTCTCCTGCCACTGCCAGGTGCGCTGGTGTTGCCACGTCGAATGCCAGACGTGCGTCCGTGAGGAGGAGGTGTACACCTGCAAGAGCACATAG
- the gosr2 gene encoding Golgi SNAP receptor complex member 2 has protein sequence MESLYHQTNKHIQEVQSLIGNLERTDRQSVHLLENEIHARIEQIFNHLERLEILASKEPPNRRQNAKLRVDQLKYDVQHLRTALQNFQHRRYTHEAQEREREELMSRTFTTNDADTSIPIDETLQLNTNLHNAHRGMDDLLGSGSGILNGLRDQRSSLKGTHKKMLDVANMLGLSNTVMRIIERRATQDKWIMIGGMLLTCIFMFLVIRYLG, from the exons ATGGAGTCGCTTTACCACCAGACAAATAA GCACATCCAGGAGGTGCAGTCGCTTATTGGGAATCTGGAGAGAACAGATCGCCAGTCAGTTCACT TGTTAGAGAATGAAATTCATGCTCGAATTGAGCAGATCTTCAACCACTTAGAGCGTCTGGAGATCCTGGCCAGTAAGGAGCCACCCAACCGCCGCCAGAATGCCAAACT GCGTGTGGACCAGCTCAAGTATGACGTCCAGCATCTTCGCACCGCCCTGCAGAACTTCCAGCACAGACGCTACACTCATGAGGCCCAGGAGCGAGAACGGGAGGAGCTCATGAGCCGGACCTTCACCACCAAT GATGCAGACACGTCCATCCCCATCGACGAGACGCTGCAGCTCAACACCAACCTACACAACGCACACAGAGGCATGGACGACCTGCTGGGAAGCGGAAGTGGCATCCTCAACGGGCTGAGAGATCAAAGATCTTCGCTCAAG GGCACCCACAAGAAGATGCTGGATGTGGCCAACATGCTGGGCCTGTCCAACACGGTGATGCGGATCATCGAGAGACGAGCCACCCAGGATAAGTGGATCATGATCGGAGGGATGCTGCTCACGTGCATCTTCATGTTCCTGGTGATACGATATCTGGGATAA